The proteins below come from a single Notamacropus eugenii isolate mMacEug1 chromosome 7, mMacEug1.pri_v2, whole genome shotgun sequence genomic window:
- the OR4Q3 gene encoding olfactory receptor 4Q3: MKKGNDSRVMEFVLLGLSSTWELQLLLFLIFSMFYLTIVLGNILIIVTVKADGHLLQSPMYFFLAHLSFIDLCLGCVAVPKMLGDFLHQRKTISLPGCLAQIYFLHFFGASEMFLLTVMAYDRYVAICNPLHYLTVMHRQLCFYLVFASWCGGFLHSITQVVLVVQLPFCGPNELDNFYCDVPQVIKLACMDTYVIEVLMVSNSGLLSLICFLVLLLSYAVILITLRTHFLRGQSKALSTCASHMTVVSLIFVPCVFIYLRPFCSFPVDKVFSVFYTVITPMLNPLIYTLRNAEMKAAMRKMKKKYAVSCYLAKG; the protein is encoded by the coding sequence ATGAAAAAAGGGAATGACTCAAGGGTAATGGAATTTGTCCTTCTGGGCCTCTCATCCACCTGGGAGTTGCAGTTACTCCTCTTCTTGATCTTCTCCATGTTCTACCTAACTATTGTCCTGGGAAATATCTTGATAATAGTGACTGTGAAGGCTGATGGCCACCTGCTTCAGTCTCCAATGTATTTTTTCTTGGCTCATCTCTCTTTCATTGACCTGTGCTTGGGCTGTGTTGCAGTACCCAAGATGCTGGGGGATTTTCTGCACCAGAGAAAGACTATATCCTTACCTGGATGCCTAGCCCAGATttacttccttcatttctttgggGCCAGTGAGATGTTTCTGCTGACAGTCATGGCCTATGATAGGTATGTTGCCATATGCAATCCTTTACATTATTTGACAGTAATGCACCGTCAACTCTGCTTCTACTTGGTTTTTGCCTCCTGGTGTGGAGGCTTCTTGCACTCTATTACACAGGTTGTGTTGGTGGTCCAGCTGCCCTTCTGTGGTCCAAATGAGCTGGATAACTTCTATTGTGATGTCCCACAGGTGATCAAGCTTGCTTGCATGGATACATATGTAATAGAGGTCCTCATGGTCTCCAACAGTGGCTTGCTTTCGCTCATCTGCTTCTTGGTCCTACTATTATCTTATGCTGTCATCCTAATCACCTTGAGAACACACTTTCTCCGGGGTCAGAGCAAGGCACTCTCCACTTGTGCCTCCCACATGACTGTGGTCAGTCTGATTTTTGTGCCTTGTGTCTTCATCTACTTACGGCCTTTCTGCTCTTTCCCAGTGGACAAGGTGTTCTCTGTCTTCTACACAGTTATCACTCCTATGTTGAATCCTCTCATCTACACCCTTAGAAATGCTGAGATGAAGGCAGCtatgaggaagatgaagaaaaagtatGCAGTATCCTGCTATCTGGCTAAAGggtga